Proteins from a genomic interval of Poecile atricapillus isolate bPoeAtr1 chromosome 1, bPoeAtr1.hap1, whole genome shotgun sequence:
- the VTCN1 gene encoding V-set domain-containing T-cell activation inhibitor 1, with the protein MASQGQVIFWSMTTVIVILAAVITLIIGFGVSGKHSISVMALTSPGNIGQRSILGCTFEPDIQMDSIAIQWAKEGVVGLVHEFKDGKDHLQEQDPSFQGRTAVFVDQVIGGNASLELRDVQLSDAGTYQCSVTTVRGSGAAVLQYRTGAFSMPVVQMENSSHGDTLQCEAPRWFPCPAVRWTAYGDTGECLPHTANTRYELNPGNITVRVVSLLHSITANATYTCVIENSIAKAMGSITVTDFSITKVTNLQLVSLNAESVSSSFPACHWMLLLPLYLLSL; encoded by the exons CATGACTACAGTCATTGTCATCCTGGCTGCAGTGATCACCCTGATCATTGGTTTTGGTGTCTCAG GAAAACACTCCATCAGTGTGATGGCACTGACGTCTCCAGGGAACATTGGCCAGCgcagcatcctgggctgcacTTTTGAACCTGACATCCAGATGGACAGCATAGCAATCCAGTGGGCCAAGGAGGGGGTAGTTGGGCTGGTTCATGAGTTTAAGGATGGGAAGGACCACCTGCAAGAACAAGATCCATCATTTCAGGGCCGCACGGCCGTGTTTGTGGACCAGGTGATCGGCGGGAATGCTTCCCTGGAGCTGAGGGATGTGCAGCTCTCCGATGCTGGCACCTACCAGTGCTCCGTCACCACAGTCAGAGGGAGTggggcagcagtgctgcagtaCAGGACAGGAG CCTTCAGCATGCCCGTGGTGCAGATGGAGAACAGCAGCCATGGAGACACGCTGCAGTGTGAAGCCCCGCGCTGGTTCCCCTGCCCTGCCGTGCGCTGGACGGCCTACGGTGACACGGGGGAGTGCCTGCCCCACACTGCCAACACCAGATACGAGCTGAACCCTGGAAACatcactgtgagggtggtttccctcctgcacagcaTCACTGCTAATGCCACCTACACCTGTGTGATTGAAAACAGCATTGCCAAGGCTATGGGCAGCATCACAGTGACAG ATTTCAGCATTACAAAGGTGACTAACTTGCAGCTGGTGAGCCTGAATGCAGAGTCAGTGTCATCCTCCTTTCCAGCCTGTCACTGGATGCTTCTGCTTCCCTTGTACCTGCTGTCATTATAA